In Caldicoprobacter guelmensis, the sequence GATAAGAGTTTGTTTGAAGAGGACATAGTTAGGATCAAGGTTTTTGGGAAAAAGGATCAAGAAAATTTGATTTTGGAGTAGGGGATAAGGGATAAGTTGTGTTAAAATTAAAATAAAGTTGTGTAATGCTTAGGCTGAAAAAATAGGGGTGCTAACGATGAAAAACCTTATAGTATGGTATAATAATTTTCGATATAGGGTATATTTGGTATTAAAAAGCTTTGAGCCTAGTCCTTTACTATTTACTAGAATGTGTTAGTACAAAGGTTATAAAAATAAAAAATAGTAGTTTGACATTGAAGTAACAGGAACTCGTACAGAGTTATAAGGTGATGATATGTATCATTATGATGAGATTGAAAAGATAAAAAACCAGATTATAAATAAGTACAATCCAGATGATATTATTCTTTTTGGTTCATGCGCGAAAGGGTTGGCCAAGCGGGATAGTGACATAGATATTTGTGTAATCTTGGATACACCTGATAAGAGGCAAACATTAAGAGAGATGCTTGTTGATATAGAATATGACGTTGATTTGGATATAGTCATATATACTCCTTTCGAGTGGTCAAGATATAAGGATGATAAGACAAGCTTTGCAAATATTATAAGAAGGACTGGGGTGAGTTTACTTGGTTGATTCTATGAAATATAAGGAATGGTTTGAAATGGCGAAAAAGGATATAAGAAGTACCGAAATTTTGTATGAGCATGATGGTGATAATGGCATAATATGTTTTCATTGTCAACAAGCTATAGAGAAATATCTAAAGGGTTTTCTTATATATGCTGCGGGAGAGCTTTTGGAAGGGCATAATTTGGTTAGGCTTTGCAAAAAGGCTATGGCTTATAATAAGGATTTAGGTGAATTTATTAAGGACATGGCTTTTGTGAATACATAATTATATTGAAACCAGATATCCTGCAGAGGATCCTCTTTTGGTGAGCAAGGAAGATGCAAAAGAATGCATAAGAATAGCTGTAAAAGTTATGAAAAAAATAGATGAAGCTATGAAGATAAAGTGAATTTTGCTTGCAAAATAGATAAAACATGAACACTTTCGAAAAGTAAATGGGAATAATTACAAGGAAATAGGGAGGCTTTAAATTCGATAATGTTTAAGGAGGTGGAAATAAACGGGTAACTTTACTTGACCAAGATGAAACTAAGCGAAGTAGCGACTAAAATTTTAAGGGTATTACGAATGGCGTCATCCAAGAATGTCCTATCCATTGAAGAAGCAAAGACTTTTACATGGTAGGGGATAGGTGTGGATACAATTTGCGCGTTTTAAAGAGGAAAAATGGCTTGATTTTAACGTTTTTGGGACTTTAACTGACAAAGCCAAGAATATAAAGTGGTGGTAGATAAAGGTTAAGCGGGAAAGGGGTAGCAATAAGAAGAGTTGAGCAGCGTATGTAATAATGAAAAATTTTGGGGGAGGCGAAAGATGTGAGACCGGTTGTGATAAAAGAGAGATGTCCTGCGCAGGCAAATATTTGCAAAGCTATAATTGCATGCCCTAATAATGCAGTAATTTATGTTGAGGATGATAAAGAGCCTTTGGGGGGCAGAATAGAAATAGATTATGCTAAATGTTCAGGTTGTGGGACCTGTGTAAAGGAATGCTGTGGAATGGCGGTAAAAATGGAATAATATTATTTGAATCTATAAATGAGCAGATTTTCTGGTAATTAATTACCATACTTGATTTATTGGAGTGTGTCATCCCATCATTTTGTATTCTGGAAAACTTTATATCTCTCAGAAATACCAAATGGAAATTTACTGGAAGCATTTTTGCTCATTTATAATTTGAATAAAAAGTTCAATGATAAAACGTTTTTAACAGTGCTTTAAACGATTCTGTAATGTGACGAGGGAGGTATTAAGCCATGAGCGATGATGTTGGTATTTTGTGGGAGGAGTTAAGCCCCAAGCTGAAAACCTTTATTTTAAAAAAAGTAGGAAACAGACAGGATGCGGAAGATATCCTCCAGGATGTGTTTTTGAAAATATGCTCAAACATTGACCAGATAAAGGATAGTGGTAGAATATATGCATGGATATATCAAATAACAAGAAATACAATTGCCGATTATTATAGGGCCAAAAGAGATACGATTGAAATCTCGGACTTATCCGAAACGGATATAACTGATAGTGATGAAGGTGAAATGATTAATGAATTGGTGTTATGCCTTAAAAGTATACTCGAGAGCCTTCCGGGTAAATATAAGCAGGCTGTTAAGCTGACAGAATTAGGTGGTTTGACACAAAAAGAACTGGCTAGGAAACTCGGAATGTCCATATCAGGAGCTAAGTCGAGAGTTCAACGCGGGAAAGCCATGCTGAAGAAGAAGTTTCTTGAGTGCTGTAAGTTTCAATTTGATGTGTATGGCAACATTATTGAATATCAGCATAAAGAGGACAATTGTAAGTACTGCTAGAACTTTTTAATCATTTGCGTCCTTTTTGAGAAACCTCCGTCTATAAAATTGAATTAAATTTTATAGAGGGAGGTTTTTATTATGAGGTGTTGTGAAACTCGGTTAAATAGCAATTGTTGCAATATAACTTGCGGATGTGGGGAACAAAATGATAACGTAAAAAAGAAAAAAATTGTAATCGATTTTATGTACTTGGATCTAAACGTATGTGAAAGGTGTAAAGGGACCGAGGGGAGCCTTGAAGAAGCTGTTTCCGATGTTGCGAAAGTGCTTGAATTGACAGGAGCCGAAGTTGTTGTAAACAAAATTCACATCGATAGTGAAGAAAAGGCTATACAATACAGATTTAAGAGTTCGCCTACCATCCGAATTAACGGGAAAGATGTACAGTTGGAAGTTAGAGAGTCCCTTTGCGAATCATGCGGTGATTTATGTGGCGATGAGGTTGACTGCCGTGTATGGGTATATAATGGCAAGGAATATACTGTTCCACCTAAGGCTATGATAATCGACGCAATACTGAAAGAGGTATATGGTGGTAATAGCTCATCGGATATCGATAGGAACAAAGAAGAAGCGTATGAGCTTCCGGAAAATCTCAAAAGATTTTTTAAAGCAATGCGGGAAAAGGGCAAAAGATAAATCGCCCTTTCCTTTTTTATACCTTTTATTCTATTTTTGCTATCCTATGCTAAAGCTCCTTTTTCGAACTAAATAAAACACCTCATATTGGGGGAAATATCCACAAATTAGTAATCAAATATTTTTGATATTGACATAAAAAATATTTGATATATAATATGGAACTAAGGGGTGAATACATCGATGATGAATAAGTTATTAAACCAGCAGGCCAATCAATTTAAAGCTCTTTCCGATGAATTCCGATTAAGAATTCTCTTGTATTTATATTTAAACGGAGAGAAATGCGTATGTGATATTTGCAAGTTTTTTAATATGGGTCAATCGAATATTTCGTATCACTTAAAATTGCTTTCCGATGCAAATTTAATCAACAAAAAGCGGGTGGCAGTCTGGAACTATTATTCCTTAAACACCGAGAGTAACCTTTATCCTTATCTGTGTGAAATATTCAGAAATATAAGTCAGGAGGAATTGATAGAAAATGTTGCCAACGGTTAATTTGCTGGATACGGGAAAAGTATTTCTTACCATAATGGGGGAGCTTATACTTCTTTTTATCGGCATAAGTTTTCTGGTGGCCCTTATTCAAAGATATATATCGAAGGAGAAAATAAAAAGGATTCTTTCGGCACCTAGAAAGGGTTTAAATAGCATTCTTGGTGCAGTACTTGGCGCTGTGACACCCTTTTGTTCATGTTCAACAATACCCATTTTGGTAGGATTATTTAAAAGCGGAGCGCCGTTTTGTGGTGCAATATCTTTCCTTATGTCTTCACCCATACTAAATCCTGCGATTATAGCATTATTTCTTACATTTTTCGGCCTTAAGGTAACGGTTGTTTATATGGTATTTACCTTTATATTTGCTGTAATCATAGGCATTTTCCTTGATAAGCTTGGCATGGAAAAGGAAGTTAAAAGAGTGACAATTAAAGGGGAAATGCAGGAAGAAATTACTTATGATAAACTTGAGGGATCGTTTTTGGAAAAGAACAAAATGGTGATTAAGTCTGCATTGACTGATGCTATAGGATTGTTTAAACAGGTGTTTCCGTATCTATTGATTGGAGCTGGCATTGGAGCGTTCATCTACGGATTTGTTCCAGAAAGTCTGATAATCAAAGTGGCGGGGAAATCAAATTTGTATTCAGTACCCATTGCTGCAATTATCGGTATTCCAATGTATATCCGAACTGAAACGATGATACCCATTGCTCAGGTGTTGGTTTCAAAGGGTATGAGTTACGGCACGGTAATGGCGCTGATTATAGGTGGAGCGGGGGCAAGCATTCCAGAGCTGTTGCTTTTAAGTTCAATTTGTAAGAAGAAAATGGTGATTGCTTTTGTGGTATCTATCTTCGTGGTGGCCACTGTTACAGGATATGTATTTAATATAATCATATAAGTAGATCTAGATGGAGACAAAATTCCTTTAGAAGGTTTTGTGTCATATAATGTAATGAATTTCAGTCACGATGAATTGGAGGTGATTGAAATGTCTGAAAAAAAGGAGTCAATTTTTTCAAAGCTGTTTAAACCATCTAAATCTTGTTGTTGTTGTTGTTGTTCTGTGGAGATTGTAGATGAAGATAGAGATAAAGACGAAGCTGCGCAGGATAAAGAGGAAAAAGAAAAAGAGTCGAAATGAAATTTTTTACTAAGAAGAAGGGCTGTCCCAAGAAGATTTTTTAAATGGGGGCCCTATTTTTTATTGACAAATACGATTTTCTAATAAAATATACACATATACAAATATATGCAAAAAACAAAATTATGGGAGGGATTTTTATGAAATAAAGACAAAATGAATTTTTTGTTACTTGAATTTAGACAATATCGTTATGAAACGCATTATTGAAACTATAGTTAGAGATAAAGAAAGGCATCCTGGGGTAGTGTTATTTGTGGTTGGAGCGGCTTTGGTGGCTATTTCAGTGATTTTAAAGAGGATAAAAATATAAGAAGAAGATATAATTGGATTTTTATGATAATTTTGCGATAAATACACGCTTGGCAATCGAAAAGATTTAAAACGAAGATTGACAAATAAAAATTAATCGCATAGTATATGCTTATAAGCGAATATAATCATAAAGGTGGTAAGAGAATGAGCCTAATAAAGGTAATAAAAGCATTGTCTGACGAAACACGGCTGCGAATTTTAAACTTATTAAGGTACGGCGAGTTATGTGTATGCGAAATTGAGACAATTCTAGGCATTACTCAATCTAATGTCTCGCGACACCTTAATAGGTTGATGTATGCCAATATAGTTGACTTTTACAAGAAGGCACAGTATGTCTATTATAGGATTAATGAGGATACATTAAAGAAGTACAGTTTTATTAGAGATATATTAGAAAATGAGCTGATTAAGGAGGAATTATATAAAGCGGATTTGGAAAGATTGAGACAGTATAGGGAAAGCAAGCTTTCCTGTGATGACTTAAGGCGGAATAAGGTTTATTTTGAGAAGGAGAGTCAAAATTTATTTGTCGAGGAAGATAAGGGCTTATAATTGGAATGGATTTTTAATGTTGAAGAATATATGATTATATACACATATAATCATATTAAAGAAGTTTGGCGAAGAGAAGTGCAAAAAAATATTTGAAATTTGAGGAGGCGCTGGTATATGGAAAACAGCAATATCAAAGCAAATACCAAAGGATTGGGATTTTTTGAAAAGTACCTCACCATATGGGTCATATTGTGTATTATAGCAGGCATACTTATTGGGAAGTATATACCATCCATACCCGAAACGCTAAATAAGTTCGAGTACTATAATGTTTCCATACCGGTGGCAATATTGATATGGCTCATGATTTATCCCATGATGCTCAAGATAGATTTTGGCAGCGTGGTCAATGCAACCAAGAAGCCCAAAGGGCTTATAGTGACCTGCGTAACAAACTGGCTTATTAAGCCGTTTACCATGTATTTGATAGCGGCCTTCTTTTTAAAAGTCGTATTTAAGGCATTTATACCTGAGAACCTTGCTACAGAATATCTGGCAGGAGCCGTGTTGCTTGGAGCAGCGCCTTGTACGGCGATGGTGTTTGTCTGGAGTTATTTAACCAAAGGCGATGCTGCATATACTTTGGTACAGGTGGCCGTTAACGACCTTATAATCCTGTTTGCTTTCACTCCCATTGTAGCGTTTTTATTGGGTGTAAGCAACGTTATGGTGCCCTATGGTACCTTGATACTGTCTACCGTACTTTTTGTGGTTATTCCTTTAACAGCAGGATACTTGACAAGAAAGTATGTTATTAAAAATAAGGGAATCGAATATTTTGAAAATCAGTTTTTGAAAAAGTTTGACAATACCACTATAGTAGGGTTGCTTCTCACTTTGATCATTATTTTCTCCTTCCAGGGTGAAATAATCATAAACAATCCAGTGCACATATTGCTTATAGCAGTACCGTTGACCATACAGACCTTCTTCATATTCGGTATTGCATATGGGTGGGCAAAGGCGTGGAAGTTACCCCATAACATCGCAGCACCAGCAGCAATGATTGGCGCCAGCAACTTTTTCGAGTTAGCTGTCGCAGTTGCAATTTCACTTTTTGGCCTTCAGTCGGGTGCGGCACTGGCCACGGTGGTGGGGGTACTGACGGAAGTTCCCATTATGTTAACCCTCGTTAAGATAGCCAACAGCACAAGACATTGGTTCATAGAATAAAAAAAGGATTTCAAGGTATAAAGTAACACGATTTTATTAAATATGGTAAAGTTTTGTTAGAGGACAATTGTTTGTGAATTTTAAAATAGAAGCTCATTCTCTTTTTAACGTCAATACGACTACTTCTGGACGGTTGAAAAGTCTTTGGGGGGCAATGCTGTTGCCCAGCCCCCGACTGACAACCATAACGCTGTTTTCCTTCTCGTATTTACCTGCCGTGTATGTGGGAAACAGTCCTTGTTCGGGGGCGATTAATCTCCCTATAAAGGGGAGTCTCACCTGCCCTCCATGGGCATGCCCTGATAAAACCACGTCAAACCCATAGCTCAGGTTTTTCGCTTTTGATTATGGGTACAAGGTATTTCTGTTCCCTGCCAAATTCTTTGCTGTGAAGGTCGGATATATGGATTATTTTATATCCATCAAACCCATCGGGCAGTTTACTAGATTCAACATTAATGCGCGTAATAGTTATTAAATTGTTTTCACAATATAGAAATACAAACATGCTGATTATGACAGCAGCCAAAGTTACTACCTTTTTGGCATTTTTATTTGCCTTCCATCGTAGAGAAGTGCAAAAGAAAGTATTTAAATTTCTTAGCTTCAAATGTATCACCCCTGATTCAAGGTTATCTGCCAGAAGTATCAGCTAATATTATATTCTAATATAGAGAATATTGCTATAAGAGATTATTGGTTCCTCGGTATAATCAGGTAGGGTTTGTATTTACGGCAAGTCAAGTAATAATATATGTAAATTTATGGAGATGTATTAAAATTATGTTTGATTTAAGTGCTAGCCATAAAATCTGATAGTATGGTATAATAGTTTTTGGTAGGGTATATTTGGTATTTAAAAGAAAGACTAATGTTGACTTCTTTGTTTTAATAAATACAATGCACTAGCAAAAACATCATAAAATAGCAGTTCAACATTGTATTAACGGGAACTCATATGGGGTTAGAAGGTTGATAAAAGGATGATAAGGCAAGCCTTGTAAACATTATAAGAGAAGGACTGGGGTGAGGTTACTATGAATCAAAAGGGTTTCACACAATTATACTGGGGATTTCTATTTATAATGTTGGATTTTAGGATACAAGGCGTTGATATTCTACCGGATATTGTGGGATATATATTTTTTGCTTCGGGTTTCAGGGCTCTCGCTTCAAATAGTGAGTATTTCAATAAAGCTTCCGGGCTAAATATCCCAATGATTATACTGTCCATTTTTTCAATATATGAAAAACCTGTTCAGGGCTCAGGAATAAACATTAATTTTGGTGCTTCAGGTATACTAGGTATATTAATAGGTGTTGTTTCGTTGATACTGGAATTATCTATTGTATACTACTTATTTATGGGGATCAAGGAAATGAGCAACAATGTCTACCAGGATATATATGAAGAGGCTGATAGACGGTGGAGTCAGTACTTGATGCTACAGATCGCAGTTTTGCTTGGATTTATTGTAGCCTTTATTCCTGTGGTAAATTTTGTGTATATTATAGGTGTGTTTGTAGCCTCCATTATTTTAATGTTTATTATTTTGGGTTTTTTGAAGAGATGTGGAGAAAAGTTATAAAATCTGTAGCCACAAACAGTGTGGTGGGGGATATATAGAGTGTGAAAGTACCCGATACATTATAAGATATCATAAAGTCGTATGATGAAAAGAGGAATGTGGATTATCAGCTAGCTGTAATATACCAAGTGGGGGTATCGATATTCGGAGGGTGACCAATGGGATAGCACTGTAATCTGCCCGACACCAGACTTGCATATTAACTGTGCTGCTCAATGAAAGTTTGTATATCGTTGAAAAGTTCGCCTGCAATGGGGCTGTGGCATATAAAATGATTGGCTCTCTGATAAAACTTTATAATTTTGTTTGGTGAATTGGTATTATGATAGATATACAAAGCACTTTTGGGTAGCACTACATCATCTTCCATTGCCTGAGCCACAAATAAAGGATAGCATAAATCCTTAAATTTGAATTTTGTATTGTTTAAGAGTTTCAGAAATTCTATTAAAGCTGAGAAAGGGATTTTGATGGAGGATAGGATACAGGACCTTAGATAATCAAATTTCCCTGCCTTTAGGTCATCCACTAAATTTTTGACCATACTGCTGAAATTTACAGGGTATATAGGGGTGTTTACGGTAATGACGCCTTTAATGTTGTGGGAATGGGGTAAATTTGCGGCAATCAGTCCACCCATTGAAAAACCTACTATAAATATATCTTGACAAAATCTGCTTAATTGCTCAAACGCTCTTTCCCCCGATTCGATCCACTCACGATATGAAACACCCTGTAAGTCACTTTTGTTGCCGGTGTGTCCTTTTAACTGCGCTGAAAAGGTGGTGATTCCCCTTGCTTGCATGTATTTGGCCAAAGGAGCAACTTCGGCCGGTCTTCCTCCCAGGCCGTGTATTAATAAACAACCAATTTTATTTTTCATATTACGGTTCTCTCCTTGAATTTAAGTATGATAAATATATTATTCGCTGGTGTGTCAACTAGATATGTATGATTTTAGCCGTGAGGAATAAATTTTCTGGGTCATATAACATGGTTTTTATCTGTATGTTGTGTTAAATTTTTACTGCAAAGGTCATAATAACTTTAAACAGCATCACAAAATTGGGCAGTCTAGATAATACCTGCGAGGTTTTAGCTTACACCATCTAATAAGTAAAGCTTTAATATATGGAAGTCTGCATATGAAAGGCGTCAATAAAGTCGGAGTGAAGCTCCAAAGCTGAACCCCGAAATATAAAGCTGGCTTTTTGAGAATATCCTAAAAGAAGGGGGAGACATGGCTGTATGAAAAGGCTTATTACAACTCTTGGAGAGAGAAATTCTGAAGAGATGGGATTTATACTTTCCCATGAGCATGTGTTTGTTGACCTGCGAACATGGGATACTCCCGGATACGCTGAGGCAGACGTTGACCATGTTGTAAGGCAGGTTGCACCCGCGTTGGTTAAAGCAAAGGGATCGGGAATAACGGCTATTGTGGAATGTTCAACCGTAGGGGTTGGCAGACGGGCTGATATTGTCAAAGCCGTATCCGAGGCAGCATCATTCCCTATACTGGTTCCCACGGGGGTATACAGAGAACCGTGGATCCCACGTTGGGTACATGATGCCGAGGAACAAGAGCTGAAAGAATGGATGGAAGGTGAACTTAACGGGGACATTGAAGGAAGCGGTGTCCGGGCCGGTTGGATCAAGCTGAGCGCGGGTGATGAGGGACTAACAGAATGCGAAAAAAAGGTTTTGAGGGCAGCGGCAAAAGCAGGAGTTGCCACAAACGCGGTTATAGGCAGCCATACCATAAAAGGCAGTGTGGTGAAAGAGCAGCTGGATATAATTGAAAAAGCGGGATATGAGGCAAACCGTTTCATCTGGATCCATGCACAGGCCGAGACAGATTTTGAAATTCATCTTGAGGTGGCAAGAAGAGGGGCATGGATTAGCTATGACGGCATTGGTGTCGGAAATGAGGAGCTATATATTAATCTTATAAGAAGGATGCTTGATGCAGGTTACGGGAAGAGAATACTGTTAAGTCAGGACAGAGTTGGGTATATGTGTGGCCAGCCTGAGGGGAATTATCCCCAGCCTTATACATATATTTGTGACCAATTTCTGCCCAAACTGCATCTTGCAGGAATTGATAAAAATACCATTAATGAGATTATGACGGTGAATCCGTTTAATGCATTTGCAAGATAGGCATGTTTTTTGATGGCATTGAAAAATTAAAATGCTTATGCAGTATTTATGCTAATTTTACGAAAAAAACCGTAAATAAATCTTTTTCGTTTATCCCTTGTTTGAAACCATATTTTATTTCCTTTATAAGTGCTAATATGATCCTGAAATATATTACTTATATTATGGAGATTTTGGCTTTTGTTTGTTATAATGAAATCAATCAGGTATGAAGGAGGTTTTAAGCACGATGGAGTATCATGTAGCAAAAAACGGCTCAGATCAAGGCAAAGGAACTTTGCAAGACCCATTTTTAACCATAAATAAAGCTGCTTCTGTTGCCATGCCTGGTGACACCGTTATAGTTCATGAAGGAGTATATCGAGAATGGGTCAAGCCTAAGTATAAAGGGTTGAGCGACAAAAGGAGAATCACCTACAAAGCAGCAGAAGGTGAAAGAGTAGTTATCAAGGGCTCTGAGCGGATTCAAACCTGGCAGCATGTGGAAGGGAATATATGGAAGTGCGTGCTGCCCAATTCCTTTTTTGGTGACTTCAACCCCTATAAGGAAGAGATATTTGGAGACTGGCTTATTACAGTGGAGGAAAAGAAGCATTTGGGCGAGGTATACCTAAATGGCATGTCCTTTTATGAGGTCAGCAGTTATGAGCAATTGCTCAATCCACAGGTCAGGACAGAGGTGCTGGATCATTGGACTAAAAAAGTTGTTCCTGTTCACAACCCGGAACAGACAAAATATGTGTGGTATGCTGAAGTAGACGCTGAGAAGACAACAATTTATGCAAATTTTCATGGTGCTAATCCCAATGAGGAATTTGTTGAAATCAATGTACGCAGGTCTTGTTTCTATCCCACCGAAACAGGTATAGATTATATAACTGTTAAGGGTTTCGAGATGGCACATGCAGCCACGCCATGGGCACCCCCCACAGCTGACCAACCGGGTCTAATTGGCCCAAATTGGAGTAAGGGTTGGATAATTGAAGACAATATTATCCATGATGCCAAATGCAGCGCTATCAGCATCGGCAAAGAAGGCACAACGGGGCACCTCTACCGTTCCATCCGAAAGGACAAACCCGGGTATCAATACCAGTTGGAAGCTGTTTTCAGCGCTGAACGCAGTGGCTGGTCCAAAGAAAAGATAGGGTCACATATTATCCGAAATAATGTGATTTACGACTGCGGTCAAAATGCAATTGTGGGCCACTTAGGATGTGTGTTCAGCAAGATCTATAATAATCATATTTATAACATCGGTATAAAACGTGAATTTTATGGTCATGAAATTGCAGGCATAAAGCTGCACGCTGCTATTGATGTGCAGATTTACCATAACCGCATTCATAATTGCTCTTTAGGGTTATGGTTGGATTGGGAAGCCCAGGGGACAAGGGTGAGCAAAAACCTGTTTTATCACAACAACAGGGATTTGTTTGTAGAGGTAAGCCATGGGCCTTACGTGGTGGATAATAATATATTGGCTTCTGAATATGCTATTGATAATATGTCCCAGGGCGGTGCTTATATAAACAATTTAATCGCCGGAAAGATGGTTCATCGTAAAGTGTTAAATCGTTCTACACAGTATCATCTTCCGCATAGCACAAAGGTTGCAGGTTTTGCATTTGTCTACGGTGGGGACGATCGTTTTTATAACAATATATTCATTGGGAAAGAAGGGTTAGAAAATGTAGGCACTTCCCATTATAACGGTTATACCACTTCTTTAGAAGAGTATATAGAAAAGGTCCACGAAAGACACGGCGATGTTGAAGTATTTCAAATGGTTGAACAGCCGGTTTATATCAACAAAAATGCATACTTCAATGGGGCTGAGCCTTTTGAAAGGGAAAAAGAGAAGTTAGTTGATAGAGACTTTGATCCAAAGCTCAGCATCATCGATAAAGGAGAAGAGGTCTATCTTTCCTGCCAGCTGCCTGACAGCTTTGAGGACATTGCAGGGGAGATTCACTCAACAAAGACGTTGGAGAGAGTACGTATTGTTGATGCTGAGTTTGAAAATCCCGATGGAAGTGAATTAATTCTAGATACCGATTTTCTAGATAACAGGAGATGTGAAAATAGTCCAATAGGTCCTATTACACTTTTGAAAAAAGGCAATAATTATATCAGAGTCTGGTAAATTCCTTAAGCAGAGAAGCCTTATACCCTGGTTTACGGGTATAAGGCTTTTTTGACAAATGGGATAGATTCACCCAAGCCAGATGGTTAAATCTTGTCAGACTAGTCCTTTATCTCCAGTTAATATTTAAATCTTGGAAGAGTTAAATATATTTTGAGTAACCTGTTTATTTGTGTTTCAAGATGGTATAATATAATAAACAAAAAAGTATTAAAATACGGTCTGTCAACTCATTTGCAGCCGTATGAAGGGGGAGCCAATAATGAAATATAAGGTCATTGCAGATAGTGGCTGCGACACAAAACAGGCCTATGGTGAGAAACTCAACATCAATATTGTACCGCTTACAATATCTCTTGGTGATAAGGTATATACAGATGATGACTCTCTGGATTTGGATAGCATGTTAAATGTCATGAACGAAAGTCAAACTGCTCCTAAGACTTCCTGTCCTTCCCCCGGAGACTTCATGCAAGCTTTTGAAGGAGAGGAAGAGCACGTGTTTGTTGTAACCCTATCTTCAAAGCTCAGCGGCGCTTTTGCCAGCGCTGTTATGGCTAAGGAGATGTTCTTAGAACAAAAGAAAAAATTTATACACGTATTTGATTCCATGAGCGCTTCGGTGGGTGAAACCCTTGTGAGCATCAAGATTCACAAGCTGGTAGAACAAGGATTGGGCGAATTAGAGATTGTCAAAGCTGTCAACAAGTATATAAAAGAGATGAAGACCTTTTTTTTGATCGACTCGCTGGATAACCTAATCAAAGCCGGAAGGATAAACAAGCTGGTGGGCAGAGTTGCTTCGACGCTTAACATAAAACCCATAATGGGTGGACATCAAGGCGAAATCACGTTGATTGAGAATAACAGAGGCTACCGCAAAGCGTTTAACCGGTTAATTGAAATTATAGGGGAAATAGGACAAAATATTGAGGAGAAGACGTTGGGAATAGCCCACTGTAATTGCCTAAAGAGAGCTCAAGAATTCCGAGATGAGGTCCTGA encodes:
- a CDS encoding phosphotriesterase family protein, whose amino-acid sequence is MKRLITTLGERNSEEMGFILSHEHVFVDLRTWDTPGYAEADVDHVVRQVAPALVKAKGSGITAIVECSTVGVGRRADIVKAVSEAASFPILVPTGVYREPWIPRWVHDAEEQELKEWMEGELNGDIEGSGVRAGWIKLSAGDEGLTECEKKVLRAAAKAGVATNAVIGSHTIKGSVVKEQLDIIEKAGYEANRFIWIHAQAETDFEIHLEVARRGAWISYDGIGVGNEELYINLIRRMLDAGYGKRILLSQDRVGYMCGQPEGNYPQPYTYICDQFLPKLHLAGIDKNTINEIMTVNPFNAFAR
- a CDS encoding right-handed parallel beta-helix repeat-containing protein, coding for MEYHVAKNGSDQGKGTLQDPFLTINKAASVAMPGDTVIVHEGVYREWVKPKYKGLSDKRRITYKAAEGERVVIKGSERIQTWQHVEGNIWKCVLPNSFFGDFNPYKEEIFGDWLITVEEKKHLGEVYLNGMSFYEVSSYEQLLNPQVRTEVLDHWTKKVVPVHNPEQTKYVWYAEVDAEKTTIYANFHGANPNEEFVEINVRRSCFYPTETGIDYITVKGFEMAHAATPWAPPTADQPGLIGPNWSKGWIIEDNIIHDAKCSAISIGKEGTTGHLYRSIRKDKPGYQYQLEAVFSAERSGWSKEKIGSHIIRNNVIYDCGQNAIVGHLGCVFSKIYNNHIYNIGIKREFYGHEIAGIKLHAAIDVQIYHNRIHNCSLGLWLDWEAQGTRVSKNLFYHNNRDLFVEVSHGPYVVDNNILASEYAIDNMSQGGAYINNLIAGKMVHRKVLNRSTQYHLPHSTKVAGFAFVYGGDDRFYNNIFIGKEGLENVGTSHYNGYTTSLEEYIEKVHERHGDVEVFQMVEQPVYINKNAYFNGAEPFEREKEKLVDRDFDPKLSIIDKGEEVYLSCQLPDSFEDIAGEIHSTKTLERVRIVDAEFENPDGSELILDTDFLDNRRCENSPIGPITLLKKGNNYIRVW
- a CDS encoding DegV family protein, coding for MKYKVIADSGCDTKQAYGEKLNINIVPLTISLGDKVYTDDDSLDLDSMLNVMNESQTAPKTSCPSPGDFMQAFEGEEEHVFVVTLSSKLSGAFASAVMAKEMFLEQKKKFIHVFDSMSASVGETLVSIKIHKLVEQGLGELEIVKAVNKYIKEMKTFFLIDSLDNLIKAGRINKLVGRVASTLNIKPIMGGHQGEITLIENNRGYRKAFNRLIEIIGEIGQNIEEKTLGIAHCNCLKRAQEFRDEVLKRYNFKDVIIVRMNGLSSVYANEGGIVIAF